The DNA sequence CGCGCAGATCATTGATAAATATGTAGTTTTCGCTCATTGTGTGCTCCGTTATTAGTTTGGTTGGAAGACGTTGGACTGAGTTCGACGATGGCATTGATCGGGCATTCCGCGACGCAGAGAGGCTGGTCGGCAAAGAGGGCGCACTCGGTGCAAAGCAGAGGCTCGATGCGGAAGCGGGGCCGGGCCGCTTGGATGGCGCCGTTCGGGCAGATTGAGCGGCAGGCCCCACATGCGATACATTGATACCCGATTGCAAAAGCCATCTGAATCTCCGTTATCTCCCCTGAGAAGGGAGACATTCGACAAGACCTCGTTGTTTACGACATTGACTCCGGAAGAGCGGCAGCAGATTGCGGCGCTCGCGGTGGAGAAGGTGTACGCGGCCGGGGAGACCCTGTTTTTCGAGGGCACACCCTGCGAAGGACTGTATGTGATTGGGTCCGGCAGCGTAAAGATTCTGAAGACCAGCCCCTCGGGGCGAGAGATTATGTTGAGCGTGGAGTCGGCGCCGTCGAGCGTGGCGGAAGTGCCTCTGTTCGACAATGGCGACTACCCGGCGACGGTGACCGCTTTGCGTGACTGTGTCGTCTTCCTGGTGAGAAAGGAAGATTTCCGGCGGTTTTGCCGGCAGCATCCGGAGGTGCCAATTAAGGTTCTTGCCTTGGTGGGCCGGAGGCTGCGCCAGCTTGTGGGCGTGATTGAAGCAGTGACCTTCGGGAGCGTGCGTCAGAGACTGGCGCAGGCGTTGCTGCAGGCGGAGCGGGAGGCCGATGGGAGTGTCCACATCCCGTTGACCCACGAGGAGTTGGCCCTGAGGTTGGGTACCGTGCGCGAGGTGGTTTCGCGCAATCTGGCGCGATTTCAGGCGGAAGGCATGGTCAGGATTGTGAAGCGGCAGATCGAGATTGCCGACCGGACTGCTTTGCAGGCCGAGGCCGATACCGAGTATTGAGTTTCCGCTGATCACGATACCAGGATGCGGCCGGTGGGGTGCCGGGATCGGTGACTTGCGTCACCGACAGAACAAAAAAGTCCAGATAAATTGAGGTTGTTGGCGGACAACCTTATGCGCGACTTTTCACAAGCTCCTTTTCTCGTGATCTGGGAAGTGACGCAGGCCTGCGACCTGGCCTGCAAGCACTGCCGGGCTTCGGCGCGGCCCGACCGGGATCCGGGCGAACTGACCTTCTCCGAAGCCCAGGCGACGCTGCGCCAGATCAAGGACTTTGGGGATCCGCTGTTGGTCTTCACCGGTGGGGATCCGCTGAAGCGCCCCGATCTGTTTGAGTTGCTGCGTGAGAGCGTGGCTCTGGGCCTGCGGACGACGGTGACGCCGAGCGCAACCCCGCTGCTGACCGACGACGCGGTGTCGCGGATCAAGGATTGCGGTGTTTCGAGGATGGCGGTGAGTCTGGACGGGGCGGATGCGGCGGCGCACGACAGTTTCCGGCAAGTGTCGGGGTCGTACGACCGGACGATGGCCGCGCTACGTCATGCGGCGCGGATTGGGCTGGAGACGCAGATCAATACGACCGTGACGCGGCATAACGTGGAGTCGCTGGACCGGATCGCGCGGGTCGTGGGGGCAGAGAAGGCGCGTTTGTGGAGCGTCTTCTTCCTGGTGGTAACGGGGCGGGCCTCGCTGGCCGACGATCTGACCGCCGAGGAGTACGAGCAGGTGTTCGAGTTCCTGTACCAGACATCGTTGGACGTGCCATTCGACATCAAGACGACCGAGGCGCAGCATTACCGGCGGTATGTGGCGCAGCGGAGGAAGGCACAGGGTGGGGTGCGTAGCGCGAGTGCTCCTGCGGGGATTATCCAGCGGCAGGCAGGGATCAATGACGGCAAGGGGTTTCTGTTCATTTCGCATACGGGCGAGATCTTCCCGTCTGGCTTCCTGGAAGTATCGGCGGGGAATGTGCGGCGGACCCCTCTGCAGCAGGCGTATTGCGATTCGGGGTTGTTCCGGGTGCTGCGGGATTCCGACTCACTGACGGGCAAGTGTGGGGGGTGTGAGTACCGGAATCTGTGCGGAGGGTCGAGGAGCCGGGCGTTTGCTCTGACGGGGGATTATCTGGCCTCGGATCCGCGGTGTTCGTACATGCCGGTTGGCGCGGCGTGAAGATCACTTCTGCGGTCGGACACCCTAGATCAACCTGGGTAGCGTGGCGGGTTGGGACCTCGTGCGCGAGTGGATGGAAAAAACTCATGCCTGTCTTGTCGGCTCCGCGTCGCGGATGCTCGGTTGCGACGTTCGTGATGCCGGAGCCATTTTCCACATTGTGGATATGTTGGATATTCTGATTGTGCGAGCTCCTAGTTCGCTACTACTCATGTTTCGATTATTCGTACTAATTATTGCTGTTTGTGGCCTTGGTTTTGGGCAGACACCTAGATCTTTCCAAGTTGGAAGGACGATTCAGGTGGTCGAGGGTGTTGGCGCCCAGCGATCAGCGGATGCTCCTCTGATCATCTGGCCCAGCGCTTGGCGACTGGACTTTAGCAGCCCGGCCACGCCGGGTTCCAGCACGCGACAGAGTGTTGTGATTTCGAGCAACTCGACCAGCCAATGGTCCATCTCCTTTGTTTCTTCGGCGATTTGGCTGTCGGCCCTTTTGCCCCAAGCCGGTAACACGGCTCAAGCCGGGCAGTCGATTCCCCTGGACGTACTTGTCGCAGCGATCTCGCTTCAGCCGGGTGATTACTCCGGCACCATCACGGTCTACTCGCCGCCCGCGCTGCCGGCCGTGATTACCGTTACTGCGCACATCACCCCTGCAACGTTCACGGCAACGCCTGCCAGCGTGTCGTTGAGGACAACCCAGCCCAACGTACTCACGGGCAGCATCCAAGTGGTTTTCGACACCGGGGTTTACGTGGAGACTCTGCAAATGTTTGCGACGAGCCAGAACGGCTGGCTGGCTTTGGACCGGCGCAGTTGGGCGGGGTCGCCAGCCACCGTTAGTTACACGGTAGACAGCACTCGGGCAATGTTGGGTGTGAACTCGGGCTCGATTATGCTGGCGGTTAATGGTCTGAACAAGACAGTGCCTGTGACTCTGGAGGTGGTGGAGCCGAAGAAGGTACTGACCGTGTGGCCGCGGAGAATCGACCTTCTGACGGGCGCGGCCACCAAGTCCACGCAGGGCTTGGAGGTCCGCACAACGGATGGTTCGGCTGTGCCGTTCAGCGTGGAGACTTCGACTCAGGCGGACTGGCTGACCGTGCCGTCTGGCACGTGGACGGCGCCCACGCGGTTGCCGGTCTCGCTGTCGGCCACCACGTTTACCTCCGCATCGGGCTCGACCAGTCTGAGGCTGGTGCCGACTGACCGGCTGCTGGGTACCATGGAGATCCCCGTAACTCGGAACATTGGCGCGTTGGGCACGTCTATCATCCCCCAGATCGCCGATGGCGGCGGATTCCGGACCCGGCTCATTCTGGTGAACGCGAACCTGCAGCCGAACCACGTGCAGGTCAACCTGTACCGGAAATCAAGCGGAGCTTCGCGAGAGACAGAGGCGTGGTTTCCGGCGTTCGCCAAGGGAGCGGTCTGGAACCAGTTCGACATTCCCGCGATGGGCATGGTGGAACTGGAGACGCTGGGGCTACCCACGGCGGCAGAGTCGGGATGGGCTCGGATCCAATCGTCGCTTCCAGTGGGTGGATACGCAATTTACCGGCAGAAGCAGGGAGAGAGTACGGAGCAAGAGGCGTCGGTGCCTCTGTTGAGGGAACGAGTAGCGCGGTTCACCCTACCTTTTGACCAGACGAGTGGACAAGCGGCAGCCATGGCCTTGGTGAACTCGTGTGGCGCGGCAGCCAAGGTGACTGTGGCGACGGTGGATGAGCTCGGCACCCCTACGGCGCCGACGGAGCTTGGTAGTTGGCCTGGATTTGGACATGATGCATTTACTCTGAGCAATGTGATTCCCGCGACTTGGGGGCGGCGGGGCACAGCGGAGTTCGTGTCGGACGGTGGATGTGTCTCGGCGATCGGGCTACGGTTCACGCCGCAGGGGGCGTTTACATCGGTAGATCCGCAACCTCCTGTGCCGGATAATTCCCTCAAACTGGTGTTTCCGCAGGTTGCCGATGGGGGCGGATTTACGACCTCACTAGTACTGACCAACCAGGACCTGCAACCAGCTCACGTCCAGCTGAGATTCCGACGCGGTGGCTCTGCGGACGGGAGCACGACGGCCTGGACACCGGACCTGCCGCAGTCGTTGACCATTCCGGTTGGGGCGTCCGTTGCCGTGCAGACACCAGGTTGGGGGGATACGGCGATTTCGGGTTGGGCGGAGGCGA is a window from the uncultured Paludibaculum sp. genome containing:
- a CDS encoding TIGR04053 family radical SAM/SPASM domain-containing protein — encoded protein: MRDFSQAPFLVIWEVTQACDLACKHCRASARPDRDPGELTFSEAQATLRQIKDFGDPLLVFTGGDPLKRPDLFELLRESVALGLRTTVTPSATPLLTDDAVSRIKDCGVSRMAVSLDGADAAAHDSFRQVSGSYDRTMAALRHAARIGLETQINTTVTRHNVESLDRIARVVGAEKARLWSVFFLVVTGRASLADDLTAEEYEQVFEFLYQTSLDVPFDIKTTEAQHYRRYVAQRRKAQGGVRSASAPAGIIQRQAGINDGKGFLFISHTGEIFPSGFLEVSAGNVRRTPLQQAYCDSGLFRVLRDSDSLTGKCGGCEYRNLCGGSRSRAFALTGDYLASDPRCSYMPVGAA
- a CDS encoding Crp/Fnr family transcriptional regulator, whose product is MFTTLTPEERQQIAALAVEKVYAAGETLFFEGTPCEGLYVIGSGSVKILKTSPSGREIMLSVESAPSSVAEVPLFDNGDYPATVTALRDCVVFLVRKEDFRRFCRQHPEVPIKVLALVGRRLRQLVGVIEAVTFGSVRQRLAQALLQAEREADGSVHIPLTHEELALRLGTVREVVSRNLARFQAEGMVRIVKRQIEIADRTALQAEADTEY